One genomic region from Candidatus Xiphinematobacter sp. encodes:
- a CDS encoding preprotein translocase subunit SecE: protein MIERARNFIVEVKAELGKAQWPWDLREKGLKRYKEISDSTVVVVVAMLLLGGYVAIFDLISVNLVGFLTAL, encoded by the coding sequence ATGATTGAGAGAGCCCGCAACTTCATCGTAGAGGTAAAAGCTGAGTTGGGAAAAGCCCAATGGCCTTGGGATCTTCGCGAAAAAGGACTCAAGCGCTATAAAGAGATAAGTGATTCTACAGTAGTAGTAGTTGTAGCCATGCTACTCCTTGGTGGGTATGTTGCAATTTTTGATCTGATATCGGTCAATCTAGTAGGTTTCCTAACGGCTCTGTGA
- the nusG gene encoding transcription termination/antitermination factor NusG, with protein sequence MPLPPKDQWYVVHVLSGQEQKVQENILRRVEAEEMSGLIFDVLIPTERVQEIRRGKKTESARKFYPGYLIVNMHLLTDSNHLVEKTWYFIRETSGVLGFAGKRDRPIPLQKREIESVLAQMREREDIVKPKVSFEVGDKVKVADGPFQSQNGIVEEIDPDRGKLQVSVSIFGRETPVELEYWQVERA encoded by the coding sequence ATGCCTTTACCTCCAAAAGATCAGTGGTATGTGGTGCATGTCCTCTCCGGGCAGGAGCAGAAGGTGCAAGAAAATATTCTCCGTCGCGTTGAGGCGGAAGAAATGTCTGGTTTGATTTTCGACGTTTTAATTCCAACAGAACGGGTACAAGAAATCAGGCGCGGGAAAAAGACAGAGAGCGCCCGTAAGTTTTATCCCGGCTATCTCATCGTCAATATGCATCTGCTTACGGATAGCAATCATCTGGTCGAAAAGACTTGGTATTTCATCCGAGAAACCTCTGGCGTTCTGGGGTTTGCAGGCAAGAGGGACCGCCCAATCCCCTTGCAGAAGAGGGAAATAGAGAGTGTGCTCGCACAAATGAGAGAACGGGAGGATATAGTTAAACCCAAAGTCAGTTTTGAGGTAGGGGACAAGGTCAAAGTTGCGGATGGCCCTTTCCAGAGTCAAAATGGGATTGTGGAGGAAATTGATCCAGATCGCGGAAAGCTGCAAGTTTCTGTTAGTATCTTTGGGAGAGAAACTCCGGTAGAACTAGAATACTGGCAGGTAGAGAGGGCATAG
- the sctJ gene encoding type III secretion inner membrane ring lipoprotein SctJ, with protein MDFAYRKSKRKRWWRQGIGLLLWCYALFLIGCETRELHSNLLESDANAMLGVLLARDIQARKLQGKDKLFSVAVPKSQFAKAVELLQWYGIPQESFSGIGRMFSKSGIVSSPTEEKIRFMYALSQDIAETLSHLDGIVTSRVNLVLPKNNPYSEASTPSSASVFLKCRPGFDTVHLLPQIKALVMNSVEGLSYDRISVTVVESRVMDLYSPVKAADTMKKVLGIKVASDSVRVLWRAWSISLLVATVIGGIAGWGLFWLFKEIQGKKMVASSE; from the coding sequence ATGGATTTTGCCTACCGAAAAAGCAAAAGAAAAAGATGGTGGCGGCAAGGTATAGGACTCCTCCTGTGGTGTTACGCCCTATTTCTCATAGGGTGTGAGACGCGAGAACTCCATAGCAATCTCTTGGAGTCCGATGCTAATGCGATGCTCGGGGTTTTGCTAGCACGAGACATTCAGGCCAGAAAGCTTCAGGGAAAGGATAAGCTGTTTTCTGTAGCGGTGCCGAAATCCCAATTCGCTAAGGCGGTCGAATTATTGCAATGGTACGGTATCCCGCAGGAATCTTTTAGCGGGATTGGAAGAATGTTCTCTAAGTCAGGCATTGTTTCTTCCCCTACTGAGGAGAAGATTCGCTTCATGTATGCCCTCAGCCAAGATATTGCAGAAACACTAAGCCATCTGGACGGAATAGTAACCTCCCGCGTAAATCTGGTTCTACCAAAAAATAACCCTTATTCCGAGGCCAGCACACCGTCCTCAGCATCCGTCTTCCTCAAATGTCGGCCTGGCTTCGACACCGTTCATTTGCTGCCGCAAATTAAGGCTCTCGTGATGAATAGCGTCGAGGGGCTTTCCTACGACCGAATCAGCGTAACGGTTGTAGAATCTAGGGTTATGGATCTATACTCTCCAGTTAAAGCAGCGGATACCATGAAAAAAGTTCTAGGTATAAAGGTTGCTTCCGATTCAGTTCGTGTATTGTGGAGAGCGTGGAGTATTAGTCTCTTAGTGGCGACGGTAATTGGAGGCATCGCGGGGTGGGGTTTATTTTGGCTTTTCAAAGAGATACAAGGCAAAAAGATGGTAGCATCCTCTGAGTAG
- the sctL gene encoding type III secretion system stator protein SctL: protein MNTYRFHKELPPVHQQGKILKASSYKTVSSAIELLEISKTEAQKRRQEAEVEWRRQQELGYQKGSEMARQEAMRHHWATIANTLDYLSALQEQMAETIIEAVRILIQTTPDAERVLQLAAAAVERLQQQSWIVLCVHPEDIDGVNILLEGWKKIFLPRQMRVETRSSEEVGRGDCVLESPIGRIDVSLEAQLKVIQEQMQEML from the coding sequence ATGAACACGTACAGATTTCATAAGGAACTGCCTCCAGTACACCAACAAGGGAAGATTCTCAAGGCCTCCTCCTACAAAACTGTCTCTTCAGCCATAGAGTTATTAGAGATCTCGAAAACTGAAGCACAAAAAAGGCGGCAGGAAGCGGAGGTCGAGTGGAGGCGTCAGCAGGAGCTTGGCTACCAAAAAGGCAGTGAAATGGCGCGTCAAGAAGCAATGCGTCATCATTGGGCTACTATTGCAAATACACTGGATTACCTTAGCGCCCTCCAGGAGCAAATGGCAGAGACCATTATAGAAGCTGTTCGAATCCTTATTCAGACAACACCGGATGCAGAACGTGTTTTGCAGCTTGCAGCGGCGGCCGTTGAGCGACTTCAACAGCAATCGTGGATAGTTCTCTGCGTACATCCAGAAGATATCGATGGCGTTAACATCCTACTAGAGGGCTGGAAGAAAATTTTCTTACCAAGGCAAATGCGTGTAGAAACACGTTCCTCCGAAGAGGTTGGAAGAGGAGATTGCGTCCTCGAGTCCCCTATAGGAAGGATCGATGTCTCCTTAGAGGCACAACTCAAGGTTATCCAAGAGCAAATGCAAGAGATGTTATGA
- the sctN gene encoding type III secretion system ATPase SctN: protein MSTGARSPYWKVTSPYRGVVSPDWIAPLRRSLQTVRSRPLRGRITAVIGMLVKAVLYGVRIGELCELRRRHPIAPILAEVVGFTSDEVLLMPLGDPGGLSPETEVIPSGKMHEVDVGDGLLGRVLDGFGNFMDNIKTEFVPEAVYPANGRPPSPLSRQLVSRPLCLGIRAIDALLTCGEGQRMGIFAAAGVGKSALLAQLLRNTDADVVVLALIGERGREVREFLEMVLTENTRDRTVAVVSTSDRPPLEWIKSAYVATTIAEYFRDQGKRILLLVDSLTRFARAQRLVGLTCGEPPARRGFPPSVFSVLPQLLERAGNAKVGSITSLYTVLVEGDDMNEPVADEVRSLLDGHIVLSRTLAAANHFPAIAILDSVSRVMTNIISSEHASAAGRVRELMARYEEAELLLKIGEYKEGVDSLTDEAIAKKEKISSFLQQKFEDFFSYQESVRQLKELAQ, encoded by the coding sequence ATGAGTACTGGAGCTCGATCCCCCTATTGGAAGGTAACCTCCCCCTATCGGGGTGTTGTATCTCCAGATTGGATTGCTCCTCTTCGTAGGTCGTTGCAAACTGTGCGCTCCCGTCCACTGCGTGGTCGGATTACGGCAGTGATCGGCATGCTTGTTAAGGCAGTTCTTTATGGAGTCAGGATCGGAGAACTCTGTGAATTGCGCAGGCGGCACCCCATTGCTCCTATCTTAGCAGAAGTGGTCGGATTTACGAGCGATGAGGTACTCCTTATGCCACTTGGGGATCCAGGTGGCCTTTCTCCGGAAACAGAGGTTATTCCAAGTGGAAAAATGCATGAAGTGGATGTAGGAGACGGGCTACTAGGCCGTGTCCTAGACGGATTTGGCAACTTCATGGACAATATAAAGACTGAATTTGTACCTGAAGCGGTTTATCCAGCTAATGGAAGACCTCCCTCTCCACTTTCTAGACAGCTAGTATCACGCCCACTCTGTCTGGGGATACGTGCTATTGATGCGCTTCTTACTTGCGGAGAGGGACAACGGATGGGCATTTTCGCAGCGGCTGGAGTGGGAAAAAGCGCCCTGTTAGCACAACTTTTGCGGAACACTGACGCTGATGTTGTGGTTCTCGCTCTCATTGGGGAGCGTGGACGTGAGGTCCGGGAGTTTCTGGAGATGGTTTTGACTGAGAACACAAGAGACCGCACAGTAGCCGTTGTAAGCACCTCAGACCGCCCTCCCCTAGAGTGGATCAAGTCAGCTTACGTTGCCACAACTATTGCAGAATACTTTCGAGATCAGGGGAAACGCATCCTTCTATTAGTTGATTCTTTAACACGGTTTGCACGTGCTCAGCGGTTGGTTGGCTTGACTTGCGGAGAACCTCCAGCCCGCCGTGGGTTTCCACCTTCGGTATTCTCAGTGCTCCCACAGCTCTTGGAACGCGCTGGTAACGCCAAGGTTGGTTCCATTACCTCACTTTATACCGTCCTCGTGGAGGGGGATGATATGAATGAGCCAGTGGCAGATGAAGTTAGGTCCTTGCTAGACGGTCATATTGTCCTCTCAAGGACTCTAGCAGCAGCAAATCATTTTCCCGCTATAGCTATATTGGACAGCGTTAGCCGAGTGATGACCAATATTATAAGTTCTGAACACGCGAGCGCTGCCGGGCGGGTGCGAGAACTAATGGCTAGATATGAAGAGGCTGAACTCCTCTTAAAAATCGGAGAGTATAAGGAGGGAGTAGACAGTTTGACCGACGAAGCCATCGCAAAAAAAGAAAAGATCAGTAGTTTCCTTCAGCAAAAGTTTGAGGATTTCTTCAGTTATCAAGAGAGTGTCCGCCAGCTAAAAGAATTGGCACAATGA
- a CDS encoding FliM/FliN family flagellar motor switch protein, translated as MMEQFRPRQVAPIEIEIWEDLVSSQYQLQVSALGKKWKFRFLLEALSIPKSAAVGTIRLGDCFGIIRCKLLPTRWLHEILHVPCVDALVEPFRSAVVAVLLQDFLLELSKVSQLPIQLVKSPSVLVGETLCTLYWQMANDFDEPEIIGSLTAEEGFITQVQDVATTWPVVPRKLPESLKMPADILIGSISLLWKECSCLEVGDVLLIGPVEHWRQGDFLLRVFQGKKPGLLIPTNHTHSIITGMLALMKDSEKHDKGDKDKNPTGEGSSGPEMPNHQTPGGEAGTPVTTCDGDQWLDDVEVTLEFSLGQQNISLGELRRIGQGHHFPIHAPPDCLVNILLQGQSIGKGELIQVGEEVGILVRELRGFEKNSPISQASGVATKSNGVSASATMSGEESN; from the coding sequence ATGATGGAGCAATTTAGGCCGAGGCAGGTAGCCCCCATTGAGATAGAGATATGGGAAGATTTGGTTTCATCCCAGTACCAGTTGCAGGTATCCGCCCTGGGCAAGAAGTGGAAGTTCCGTTTCCTTCTGGAGGCGTTATCAATACCCAAAAGCGCTGCTGTAGGCACCATCCGTCTAGGCGACTGCTTTGGTATTATTAGATGTAAACTATTGCCAACAAGATGGTTACATGAGATCTTACATGTCCCGTGTGTGGATGCTCTTGTGGAGCCATTTCGTTCAGCTGTAGTAGCAGTACTATTGCAGGATTTTCTCTTAGAGCTTTCCAAAGTAAGTCAGCTCCCTATTCAACTCGTTAAATCTCCTTCCGTCCTGGTGGGGGAAACGCTTTGTACGCTTTATTGGCAAATGGCAAACGACTTTGACGAGCCAGAAATCATAGGCAGCTTAACTGCCGAAGAGGGGTTCATTACTCAGGTGCAGGACGTTGCCACTACCTGGCCGGTAGTGCCTAGAAAATTGCCAGAGTCCTTGAAGATGCCTGCAGACATATTGATCGGTTCTATTTCTCTCTTATGGAAGGAATGTAGTTGTTTGGAGGTAGGAGACGTTCTGTTAATAGGGCCAGTGGAACACTGGAGGCAGGGAGATTTTCTGCTCCGTGTCTTTCAAGGAAAAAAACCAGGGTTACTGATACCCACAAACCACACTCATTCCATCATCACTGGAATGCTCGCTTTAATGAAAGACTCAGAAAAACACGACAAGGGCGACAAAGATAAAAACCCTACAGGAGAAGGATCTTCAGGGCCTGAAATGCCAAACCATCAAACACCTGGTGGCGAGGCCGGAACTCCCGTAACAACCTGTGATGGGGATCAGTGGTTGGATGACGTAGAGGTGACACTTGAGTTTAGCTTGGGGCAACAGAATATCAGTTTAGGAGAGCTAAGGCGTATAGGCCAGGGGCATCATTTTCCTATCCATGCCCCGCCGGATTGTTTAGTAAACATCTTGCTGCAAGGGCAAAGTATTGGGAAGGGAGAGTTAATCCAAGTAGGAGAAGAGGTAGGGATTTTGGTACGGGAACTTAGAGGATTTGAAAAAAACAGCCCTATTTCTCAGGCAAGCGGGGTAGCTACTAAGTCTAACGGGGTTTCGGCTTCCGCCACTATGTCCGGGGAAGAGAGCAACTAG
- the sctR gene encoding type III secretion system export apparatus subunit SctR encodes MTLSFPNPSQIILVLVGASLLPYLAVLVTSFTKIIVVLGILRNALGLQSTPPNIALNGIAVILSLFIMQPVCLKTWELLKQQRVDWSTASFQEMEAVWRGISPPAIQFLRKNSQPEMRRFFIEIARRRWPRDQCNKLDEESLFILVPAFMLTELTAAFQIGFIIYLPFLVVDLVVSNILLALGIIMISPTAISLPFKLLLFIFVDGWTRLLDGLVMTYRL; translated from the coding sequence ATGACCCTTAGCTTTCCAAATCCCTCTCAGATCATCCTAGTACTAGTGGGGGCTTCCCTCCTGCCATATCTAGCAGTACTGGTAACTTCTTTCACGAAGATCATCGTGGTACTAGGAATTTTAAGAAACGCTCTGGGTCTTCAGTCTACACCGCCCAACATAGCGCTGAACGGCATCGCTGTAATTCTTTCTCTTTTCATCATGCAGCCGGTCTGCTTAAAAACATGGGAGCTCCTTAAACAGCAGCGTGTTGACTGGTCTACAGCTTCCTTCCAGGAGATGGAAGCGGTCTGGCGGGGTATCAGTCCCCCTGCCATTCAGTTTCTCAGAAAAAACAGCCAGCCGGAAATGAGGCGCTTTTTCATAGAAATCGCCCGCAGGAGATGGCCGAGGGACCAGTGTAACAAACTTGATGAAGAAAGTCTTTTCATCCTCGTTCCTGCCTTCATGCTTACGGAGTTGACTGCTGCATTCCAGATTGGGTTCATCATCTATCTTCCTTTCCTCGTCGTTGACCTAGTCGTTTCAAATATCTTGCTTGCCCTGGGGATTATCATGATTTCTCCCACGGCTATCTCGCTTCCTTTTAAGTTGCTGCTCTTTATCTTCGTAGATGGCTGGACACGCCTTTTGGACGGCCTAGTAATGACCTATCGCCTGTGA
- a CDS encoding flagellar biosynthetic protein FliQ, with translation MNQETAVYLTSKALMLVLTVSLPPILVTVILGVGVALFQALTQIQDQSLPHAVKLFATVLVLIYAMDMIFGDLIHFASFSFQNFSGLIRLDK, from the coding sequence ATGAACCAGGAAACGGCGGTCTACCTTACTTCCAAAGCATTGATGCTAGTACTAACGGTATCCCTACCACCTATCCTTGTGACGGTAATTTTAGGGGTAGGCGTAGCATTGTTCCAAGCCTTAACACAGATTCAGGACCAAAGCCTCCCCCACGCTGTCAAGCTATTTGCTACCGTGTTAGTACTTATCTACGCTATGGATATGATATTTGGTGATCTTATTCATTTTGCTTCCTTTTCATTTCAAAATTTTTCTGGATTGATCAGGCTGGATAAATAG
- the sctT gene encoding type III secretion system export apparatus subunit SctT, which produces MEDVAKVVLTIALAVPRIGVAFTIAPFFGSGLLLGIPRHGFILSTALVLIPILLLAPLPQQSPSPLLLCALAVKEGLIGLLLGFGSSIGFWAMQAAGEYVDSQRGATAGAYFNPLLRGLNSPMGGLMLRFSIMLFLATRGFVVFLSALLTSFEIYPLWNFLPELKMVKANAVSLLASQLFELSVLYSAPLLVLFLLIDLGLGFMNRFVPSLNVFFFSLPVKSVVGLLLVTIYLPFIAWAFSRNLFSSEGLSIWIHSILS; this is translated from the coding sequence ATGGAGGATGTTGCAAAAGTGGTCCTGACTATAGCGCTTGCAGTGCCCCGAATAGGGGTAGCTTTTACTATCGCCCCATTTTTTGGTTCCGGTCTCCTGCTGGGCATCCCACGTCATGGCTTTATTCTCTCCACTGCGCTAGTCCTTATCCCGATACTCCTTCTGGCTCCGCTTCCTCAACAGTCCCCCTCCCCTCTGTTGTTATGTGCCTTGGCGGTTAAGGAAGGCCTTATAGGTTTATTATTAGGATTTGGCTCGAGCATTGGATTCTGGGCTATGCAGGCCGCCGGGGAATACGTTGATTCACAGCGTGGAGCGACAGCGGGAGCCTATTTTAACCCACTACTTAGGGGGCTTAATTCTCCTATGGGAGGCCTCATGTTGCGGTTCTCGATTATGTTATTCCTTGCAACACGGGGATTTGTAGTCTTCCTCTCTGCTTTGCTAACTAGTTTTGAAATATATCCACTGTGGAACTTCCTTCCTGAGTTGAAGATGGTAAAGGCCAACGCAGTCTCACTGCTAGCTAGCCAGCTCTTTGAGCTTTCTGTGCTCTACAGCGCTCCCCTGCTGGTCCTTTTCCTTCTAATTGACCTTGGGCTAGGCTTTATGAATCGATTTGTCCCCTCCCTGAACGTATTTTTCTTCTCTCTTCCAGTCAAAAGCGTAGTCGGACTACTATTGGTCACCATCTACCTGCCCTTTATAGCATGGGCCTTTTCACGCAATTTATTCAGCAGTGAAGGCCTGTCCATCTGGATTCACTCGATTCTTTCATGA
- a CDS encoding EscU/YscU/HrcU family type III secretion system export apparatus switch protein: MSEERSPAERTEKPTPKRLSEARKRGQVAKSVEVVITVSAAVVLATVLFSFPYINLWLEDLFATVFLALPTGREATSPCLQRAARIVCFEVGLVAAASCISVVAGNVAQFGFLFSFFPINPEITKLSPMQGLKRIFSTRTLFEFTKSVLKILVLGSVITLVGRFFIRQLVLLPFAGFVGVTQAISQMLIFFCAVVWTVWVLLSIIDFLVQKHLHAKQLMMTVQEVRRESKETEGDPGIKHARREIYQEMLLEETAVATRHSTVVIANPVHYAVAIYYARGETPLPILRAKGAGFMALLMTKIAREEGIPVIEHVPIARVLYKKTKVSDVIPYDLLAPVAEILRWVSMLPTKNSPG; encoded by the coding sequence ATGAGTGAGGAGCGCAGCCCAGCGGAAAGAACGGAGAAGCCAACACCTAAACGTCTTAGCGAGGCGCGCAAACGCGGACAAGTGGCAAAAAGTGTAGAAGTCGTGATCACTGTTTCCGCTGCCGTCGTTTTGGCCACTGTACTCTTCAGTTTCCCATATATTAATCTCTGGCTAGAAGATCTGTTTGCAACCGTATTTCTGGCTCTTCCGACAGGAAGAGAAGCAACATCCCCCTGTTTGCAACGGGCTGCAAGGATCGTATGCTTCGAGGTTGGGTTGGTCGCCGCAGCATCTTGTATTTCGGTAGTCGCTGGGAACGTCGCCCAATTTGGATTTCTATTCTCCTTCTTTCCCATAAATCCAGAGATTACAAAACTTAGTCCTATGCAAGGGCTAAAGCGCATTTTTTCCACTAGAACGTTGTTCGAATTCACCAAATCCGTCCTAAAGATTTTGGTTCTTGGAAGCGTAATTACTTTGGTAGGACGGTTCTTTATTAGGCAGCTCGTTCTTCTACCATTCGCTGGTTTTGTAGGGGTTACACAGGCTATTTCTCAGATGCTAATCTTCTTCTGTGCAGTTGTCTGGACAGTTTGGGTTCTCCTTTCAATCATAGACTTCTTAGTGCAAAAACACCTACATGCGAAACAACTGATGATGACTGTGCAGGAAGTTCGACGAGAAAGCAAAGAAACTGAGGGCGATCCAGGGATAAAACACGCACGCAGGGAAATTTATCAGGAGATGCTTCTTGAAGAGACTGCCGTCGCCACTCGGCACTCTACCGTGGTAATCGCCAATCCTGTCCACTATGCTGTAGCTATCTACTATGCTAGAGGGGAGACCCCTCTGCCAATTCTTCGGGCAAAAGGGGCAGGCTTTATGGCTCTCCTTATGACCAAAATTGCCCGGGAGGAAGGTATTCCCGTCATCGAGCATGTTCCTATTGCCAGAGTTCTCTACAAGAAAACAAAAGTTAGTGATGTGATTCCCTATGATTTACTAGCTCCAGTCGCAGAAATTCTCCGCTGGGTTTCCATGTTGCCGACGAAAAACTCACCAGGGTAA
- a CDS encoding KamA family radical SAM protein: MDNHLLRGSARFVSYAPGFWQKVDAKDWSDWRWQLRERITDLERVEEYINLSYVEKLGVSLSANKLAMAVTPHFFNLIDPGDPDCPIRRQIIPRAEEGKSSLGETMDPCGEDTHMPVPGLVHRYPDRVLLLLTDRCASYCRYCTRSRIVSGASEHHEFHTDFKQALSYLRRHSEVRDVLLSGGDPLLFSDRRLEELLGNLRAIAHLEFLRIGTRIPVFLPQRITLELCRMLQQFHPLWMSIHANHPRELTVETREALDRLSDHGIPLGNQSVLLAGVNDNVATMRELVHKLLLCRVRPYYLYQCDLIYGSSHLRVPLRRGIEIIEGLRGHTTGYAIPQYVIDAPTGGGKIPINPDYVVYKDRTKVLIRNYEGKIFEYPEIDPSPQGDHVS, from the coding sequence ATGGACAATCACTTACTCAGAGGATCTGCCCGGTTTGTCTCCTATGCTCCTGGTTTTTGGCAGAAGGTGGATGCAAAAGACTGGTCCGACTGGCGCTGGCAACTGCGAGAACGGATAACTGACCTAGAAAGAGTAGAAGAGTACATTAACCTAAGCTATGTGGAAAAGTTGGGTGTCTCGTTGTCTGCTAACAAATTGGCGATGGCAGTGACTCCTCATTTTTTTAACCTCATTGATCCTGGAGATCCCGATTGCCCCATCCGTCGACAGATAATTCCAAGAGCAGAAGAGGGGAAAAGCTCTTTGGGTGAAACGATGGACCCTTGTGGAGAGGATACGCATATGCCGGTACCAGGGCTAGTACACCGCTATCCCGATCGGGTGTTGCTTCTGCTAACGGATCGCTGCGCATCCTACTGTCGCTACTGTACTCGCAGTCGCATTGTAAGTGGAGCAAGCGAACATCATGAGTTTCATACTGACTTTAAGCAGGCCCTCTCCTATCTAAGACGGCACAGCGAGGTACGTGATGTCCTCCTTTCTGGAGGAGATCCCCTTTTGTTTTCTGATAGGAGGCTAGAAGAGCTGCTTGGCAACTTACGTGCAATTGCTCATCTTGAGTTTCTACGCATCGGGACACGCATTCCCGTTTTTCTTCCTCAACGGATTACCCTGGAGCTTTGCAGAATGCTACAGCAATTCCATCCCCTTTGGATGAGCATTCATGCAAATCACCCCAGAGAGTTAACTGTGGAGACGCGGGAGGCACTCGACCGACTCTCTGACCATGGGATCCCGCTAGGTAACCAAAGCGTTTTACTTGCAGGGGTTAACGATAACGTGGCAACCATGCGCGAACTTGTCCATAAGCTGCTCCTTTGCCGAGTACGGCCCTATTATCTTTATCAGTGTGACCTTATTTATGGCTCGTCTCACCTTCGTGTTCCTCTTAGAAGAGGGATTGAAATCATCGAGGGACTGCGAGGGCACACGACGGGGTACGCCATACCTCAGTACGTTATTGATGCCCCAACTGGGGGTGGAAAAATTCCAATTAATCCTGACTACGTTGTATACAAGGACAGAACGAAAGTTCTGATTCGAAACTATGAAGGGAAAATCTTTGAGTATCCGGAGATAGATCCTTCCCCTCAGGGAGATCATGTCAGTTAG
- a CDS encoding thiamine pyrophosphate-dependent dehydrogenase E1 component subunit alpha, with the protein MLMARLLEEKLASLYRAGLIKGGVFLGRGQEAFSVSLGLHLRKGDLYAPLIRDQAGRMAFGDTVLDTLRTYIGSQLGPMRGRDGNIHRGTPGCGYYAMISHLGAMISVVVGGLMAKRLQGEVGIVGGTCIGEGGTSTGAFHEGINVAAVEKVPLVLLVANNQYAYSTPVSRQFACRNLLDKAVGYGLKGHKVDGTNLEDCLHVVGEAVRAAREGRGPQLVVGTLLRLAGHGEHDDASYVDPLHYQASYGGDCIRLAERTLTERSWLSQEELMEWRREISLEVELLSAKVLREPVPDPSEEDWSAISNVELRDSYSER; encoded by the coding sequence ATGCTGATGGCACGTCTGCTAGAGGAAAAACTAGCCAGCCTATACCGCGCAGGCCTAATTAAAGGTGGAGTGTTTCTTGGCAGGGGACAGGAGGCCTTTAGCGTCTCCCTTGGGCTTCACTTGCGTAAGGGGGATCTTTACGCCCCACTTATTCGAGACCAGGCTGGACGTATGGCGTTTGGGGATACCGTGTTAGACACCCTTAGAACCTACATTGGATCCCAGTTAGGGCCTATGAGAGGAAGAGATGGGAACATTCATCGGGGAACTCCTGGGTGTGGATATTATGCAATGATCAGCCATCTTGGGGCGATGATCTCAGTCGTCGTCGGTGGGTTAATGGCAAAACGCCTCCAAGGAGAGGTCGGTATTGTCGGAGGAACATGTATCGGTGAAGGGGGAACTTCTACCGGGGCCTTCCATGAAGGCATAAACGTGGCCGCCGTGGAGAAGGTGCCGTTGGTACTTCTTGTAGCAAACAACCAATATGCTTATTCCACCCCGGTTTCCAGGCAGTTTGCCTGCAGGAATCTACTTGACAAAGCAGTTGGATATGGCCTGAAAGGCCACAAGGTGGATGGTACCAATTTGGAGGACTGCCTACATGTGGTGGGTGAGGCCGTTCGTGCGGCCCGTGAAGGGAGGGGGCCTCAGTTAGTGGTAGGCACTTTGCTTAGGCTCGCAGGGCACGGAGAACATGACGACGCGAGCTATGTGGATCCTCTTCATTACCAGGCATCTTATGGGGGAGACTGTATACGCCTTGCGGAACGAACCCTAACAGAGCGTTCTTGGCTCTCTCAGGAAGAATTAATGGAGTGGCGAAGGGAAATCTCTCTGGAAGTAGAATTGCTCTCTGCGAAGGTACTTAGGGAGCCAGTTCCAGATCCATCGGAGGAAGACTGGAGCGCTATTTCCAATGTCGAATTACGGGACAGCTATTCCGAGCGGTGA